Proteins encoded within one genomic window of Streptomyces kaniharaensis:
- the recN gene encoding DNA repair protein RecN, protein MRIRDLGVIDDAVVELAPGFTAVTGETGAGKTMVVTSLGLLLGGRADPGLVRNGSGRAVVEGRLELPAGSPVAARAVEAGAELDDGALLISRTVSAEGRSRAHVGGRAVPVGLLSELGEDLIAVHGQTDQQRLLRPARQRGALDRYAGESVAEPLARYRETYRALREVSATLEELTTRARERAQEADLLRFGLDEIAAAEPVAGEDVELAAEAERLGHADALSSAATLAHAALAGDPADPEALDAGTLLAQSRRAVDAVRHHDERLAALADRLGEVGYLLADVAGDLAGYADDLDADPVRLAAVEERRAALAQLLRKYGGPDNTLAEVIAWAEDGAARLAELDGDDDRIDQLGAQETVLRAELAELAAEVSAARQAAAGRFAAAVSAELAELAMPHARVTFSITQVDDLSGIEIDGRTVAYGPHGVDEVEVLLAPHPGAQPRPIAKGASGGELSRVMLAVEVVFAGADPVPTYLFDEVDAGVGGKAAVEIGRRLAKLAESAQVVVVTHLPQVAAFADRHLVVEKTHDGTVTRSGVKVLNDEERVRELSRMLAGLEDSELGRAHAEELLAAARAPRQR, encoded by the coding sequence ATGCGGATACGGGATCTTGGGGTCATCGACGACGCGGTGGTCGAACTGGCCCCCGGCTTCACCGCCGTGACCGGTGAGACCGGCGCCGGCAAGACCATGGTGGTGACCAGCCTCGGCCTGCTGCTCGGCGGCCGGGCCGATCCGGGCCTGGTGCGCAACGGCTCCGGACGGGCCGTCGTCGAGGGCCGGCTCGAACTGCCCGCGGGCTCCCCGGTGGCGGCCCGCGCCGTCGAGGCCGGGGCCGAACTGGACGACGGCGCCCTGCTGATCAGCCGCACCGTCTCCGCCGAGGGACGCTCCCGGGCGCACGTCGGCGGCCGGGCCGTGCCGGTCGGGCTGCTCTCCGAGCTCGGCGAGGACCTGATCGCCGTGCACGGCCAGACCGACCAGCAGCGGCTGCTGCGCCCGGCCCGCCAGCGAGGCGCGCTCGACCGGTACGCGGGCGAGTCGGTGGCCGAGCCGCTGGCCCGCTACCGGGAGACCTACCGGGCGCTGCGCGAGGTGTCGGCCACCCTGGAGGAGCTCACCACCCGGGCCCGCGAACGGGCCCAGGAAGCCGACCTGCTCCGCTTCGGCCTGGACGAGATCGCCGCCGCCGAGCCGGTGGCCGGCGAGGACGTCGAGCTGGCCGCCGAGGCCGAGCGCCTCGGCCACGCCGACGCGCTCTCCTCCGCCGCCACCCTTGCCCACGCCGCCCTGGCCGGCGACCCGGCCGACCCGGAGGCGCTGGACGCCGGCACCCTGCTCGCCCAGTCCCGCCGCGCCGTGGACGCCGTCCGCCACCACGACGAGCGGCTCGCCGCGCTGGCCGACAGGCTGGGCGAGGTCGGCTACCTGCTCGCCGACGTCGCCGGCGACCTGGCCGGCTACGCGGACGACCTGGACGCCGACCCGGTGCGCCTGGCCGCCGTCGAGGAGCGCCGGGCCGCGCTGGCGCAGCTGCTGCGCAAGTACGGCGGCCCGGACAACACCCTCGCCGAGGTGATCGCCTGGGCCGAGGATGGCGCCGCCAGGCTCGCCGAGCTCGACGGCGACGACGACCGGATCGACCAGCTCGGCGCCCAGGAGACCGTGCTGCGGGCCGAGTTGGCCGAACTCGCGGCCGAGGTGTCGGCCGCCCGGCAGGCCGCGGCCGGGCGCTTCGCCGCGGCCGTCTCCGCCGAACTCGCCGAACTGGCCATGCCGCACGCCCGGGTGACCTTCTCGATCACCCAGGTCGACGACCTGTCCGGGATCGAGATCGACGGCCGCACCGTCGCCTACGGCCCGCACGGCGTGGACGAGGTCGAGGTGCTGCTCGCCCCGCACCCCGGCGCCCAGCCCCGCCCGATCGCCAAGGGCGCCTCCGGCGGTGAGCTGTCCCGCGTGATGCTCGCCGTCGAGGTGGTCTTCGCCGGCGCCGACCCCGTCCCCACCTACCTGTTCGACGAGGTCGACGCGGGCGTCGGCGGCAAGGCCGCGGTCGAGATCGGCCGCCGGCTGGCCAAGCTGGCCGAAAGCGCCCAGGTCGTGGTGGTCACCCACCTCCCGCAGGTCGCCGCCTTCGCGGACCGGCACCTGGTGGTGGAGAAGACCCACGACGGCACCGTGACCCGCAGCGGTGTCAAGGTGTTGAACGACGAGGAGCGGGTACGCGAACTCTCCCGGATGCTGGCCGGTCTGGAGGATTCCGAGCTGGGCCGCGCCCACGCCGAGGAACTGCTGGCCGCCGCCCGGGCCCCGCGCCAGCGCTAG
- the yczE gene encoding membrane protein YczE, with the protein MATTTTPVRESTRPSLAVRVLGDTHALGRRLPQLALGLTLYGASMALMLRSGLGLDPWDVLHQGLQRTAGLSVGAWVTICGAAVLLLWIPLRQRPGLGTVANVLMIGAAMDLTLRVVGDVAGLPARIGLIVAAIVLNGLATGLYIGARFGPGPRDGLMTGLHRRTGRSLRLIRTGIELTVLVAGVLLGGTAGVGTVAYALAIGPLVQFFLPWCTVPTAGQTSRKG; encoded by the coding sequence TTGGCCACAACGACCACACCCGTTCGCGAGAGCACCCGGCCGTCCCTCGCCGTCCGCGTCCTCGGCGATACCCACGCACTCGGCCGCCGCCTCCCGCAGCTCGCCCTCGGCCTGACGCTGTACGGCGCGAGCATGGCGCTGATGCTCCGCTCCGGGCTCGGCCTCGACCCCTGGGACGTCCTCCACCAGGGCCTCCAGCGCACCGCGGGCCTCTCCGTCGGCGCCTGGGTGACGATCTGCGGCGCCGCCGTCCTGCTGCTGTGGATCCCGCTGCGCCAGCGTCCGGGCCTCGGCACCGTCGCCAACGTGCTGATGATCGGCGCGGCCATGGACCTCACCCTCCGGGTGGTCGGCGACGTGGCCGGGCTCCCCGCCCGGATCGGGCTGATCGTCGCGGCGATCGTGCTCAACGGCCTGGCCACCGGCCTCTACATCGGCGCCCGTTTCGGCCCCGGCCCGCGCGACGGCCTGATGACCGGCCTGCACCGGCGCACCGGACGCTCGCTGCGGCTGATCCGCACGGGCATCGAACTGACCGTGCTGGTCGCCGGCGTCCTGCTCGGCGGCACCGCCGGCGTCGGCACCGTCGCGTACGCGCTGGCCATCGGCCCGCTGGTGCAGTTCTTCCTGCCCTGGTGCACCGTGCCCACCGCCGGGCAAACCTCCCGGAAGGGGTGA
- a CDS encoding NAD kinase — translation MSDEERTVFLIAHTGREAAMRSVEGLVHGLLKAGIRIRLLAAEAVGLDLPGGVEKVAGGPGAADGCELILVAGGDGTLLRGAELAREHGLPMLGINLGRVGFLAEAERDDLAVVVERVVKADYEVEERMTIDVIVRTNGDVVHQDWALNEASIEKASRERMLEVVTEVDGRPVSNFGCDGVVCATPTGSTAYAFSGGGPVVWPEVEALLMVPISAHALFARPLVTSPESVLAVEVQQKTPHGVLWCDGRRSVELPAGARVEVRRGRTPVRLARLHRAPFTDRLVAKFALPVTGWRGRADTHH, via the coding sequence ATGAGCGATGAAGAACGCACGGTCTTCCTGATCGCGCACACCGGCCGGGAGGCGGCGATGCGCAGCGTCGAGGGTCTGGTGCACGGGCTGCTGAAGGCGGGCATCCGGATCCGGCTGCTGGCCGCGGAGGCGGTGGGCCTGGACCTGCCGGGCGGCGTCGAGAAGGTGGCCGGGGGGCCGGGGGCGGCGGACGGCTGTGAGCTGATCCTGGTCGCCGGCGGGGACGGGACGCTGCTGCGCGGGGCGGAGTTGGCGCGCGAGCACGGGCTGCCGATGCTCGGGATCAACCTGGGCCGGGTGGGCTTTCTCGCGGAGGCCGAGCGGGACGATCTCGCGGTGGTGGTCGAGCGGGTGGTGAAGGCCGACTACGAGGTCGAGGAGCGGATGACGATCGACGTCATCGTCCGCACCAACGGCGATGTGGTGCACCAGGACTGGGCGTTGAACGAGGCGTCGATCGAGAAGGCGTCCCGGGAGCGGATGTTGGAGGTGGTGACCGAGGTGGACGGCCGCCCGGTCTCCAACTTCGGCTGCGACGGGGTGGTTTGTGCGACGCCCACCGGCTCCACGGCGTACGCGTTCTCGGGCGGCGGGCCGGTGGTGTGGCCGGAGGTGGAGGCGCTGCTGATGGTGCCGATCTCCGCGCACGCGCTGTTCGCGCGCCCGCTGGTGACCTCGCCGGAATCGGTGCTGGCGGTGGAGGTGCAGCAGAAGACCCCGCACGGCGTGCTCTGGTGCGACGGACGGCGTTCGGTCGAACTGCCCGCCGGCGCACGGGTGGAGGTGCGCCGGGGAAGGACGCCGGTGCGCCTGGCCCGGCTGCACCGGGCGCCGTTCACCGACCGGCTGGTGGCCAAGTTCGCACTGCCGGTGACGGGTTGGCGCGGCCGGGCCGACACGCACCACTAG
- a CDS encoding TlyA family RNA methyltransferase, giving the protein MARRRLDAELVRRKLARSREHASELIAAGRVTVGRTTATKPATQVETSAAIVVVKDENDPDYVSRGGHKLAGAFAAFVPQGLVVEGRRALDAGASTGGFTDVLLRAGAAHVLAVDVGYGQLAWSLQSDERVTVMDRTNVRELTLELIGGTPVDLVVGDLSFISLGLVLPALAGCAAEDADLVLMVKPQFEIGKERLGSGGVVRSPQLRAEMVRQVAGQAWELGLGVRAVTASPLPGPSGNVEYFLWLRRDAPQLDPADADRAVAEGPR; this is encoded by the coding sequence CTGGTCCGCCGCAAGCTGGCCCGGTCGCGCGAGCACGCGTCCGAGCTGATCGCGGCCGGTCGGGTGACCGTCGGCCGTACCACCGCGACCAAGCCGGCCACCCAGGTGGAGACCTCGGCGGCGATCGTGGTGGTCAAGGACGAGAACGACCCCGACTACGTCTCGCGCGGCGGCCACAAGCTGGCCGGGGCGTTCGCGGCGTTCGTGCCGCAGGGCCTGGTGGTCGAGGGCCGCCGGGCGCTGGACGCGGGCGCGTCCACCGGCGGCTTCACCGACGTGCTGCTGCGGGCGGGCGCGGCCCACGTGCTGGCGGTGGACGTCGGTTACGGGCAGCTCGCGTGGTCGCTGCAGAGCGACGAGCGGGTGACGGTGATGGACCGCACCAACGTCCGCGAGCTGACCCTGGAGCTGATCGGCGGCACCCCGGTCGACCTGGTCGTCGGCGACCTGTCGTTCATCTCGCTGGGCCTGGTGCTGCCGGCGCTGGCCGGGTGCGCGGCCGAGGACGCCGACCTGGTGCTGATGGTCAAGCCGCAGTTCGAGATCGGCAAGGAGCGCCTGGGCAGCGGCGGGGTGGTGCGCAGCCCGCAGCTGCGGGCCGAGATGGTGCGCCAGGTCGCCGGGCAGGCGTGGGAGCTCGGGCTGGGCGTCCGCGCGGTCACCGCGAGCCCGCTGCCGGGGCCGTCCGGGAACGTCGAGTATTTCCTCTGGTTGCGCCGGGACGCCCCGCAGCTGGACCCGGCGGACGCGGACCGGGCCGTCGCCGAGGGCCCCCGATAG
- a CDS encoding IS630 family transposase, with protein MGDSRLKPLVLSEAERQVLQGWVKRRTTAQGLALRARIVLACAEGGSNLAVAARLGVNRGTVTKWRARFLRARLDGLTDEPRPGVPRTITDAQVEEVVVRTLEEVPDGGTHWSKRELARKIGISPSSVLRIWHAFGLQPWRTEVFKVSPDPQLIDKIRDVVGLYLAPPANAAVFAVDEKPQIQALERTAPVLPMLPGVPERRSFDYVRHGTVDLFAALDIATGKVIGKLSAQHRAVDFRDFLDEIDRQTEPGLAVHVICDNLSAHKAPVVHRWLLAHPRFQLHFTPTYSSWINQVERWFAELERRCLERGVHCSLDDLKASLENWIKVWNESAKPFRWTKTADQIIDRICRYCSRISEPAH; from the coding sequence GTGGGTGACAGCAGGCTGAAGCCGCTTGTGCTCTCCGAGGCGGAGCGGCAGGTGTTGCAGGGCTGGGTGAAGCGCCGGACGACCGCGCAGGGGCTGGCCCTGCGGGCACGGATCGTCCTGGCGTGTGCGGAGGGCGGCAGCAACCTCGCGGTGGCGGCCCGACTGGGCGTGAACCGCGGGACCGTGACGAAGTGGCGGGCCCGGTTCCTGCGCGCACGGCTGGACGGCCTGACAGACGAGCCGCGCCCCGGGGTCCCACGTACCATCACCGATGCCCAGGTGGAGGAAGTGGTCGTGCGAACCCTGGAGGAGGTGCCGGACGGCGGCACGCACTGGTCCAAACGCGAGCTGGCCAGGAAGATCGGCATCTCACCCTCCAGCGTGCTGCGGATCTGGCACGCGTTCGGGCTGCAGCCCTGGCGCACGGAGGTGTTCAAGGTCTCCCCGGACCCGCAGCTGATCGACAAGATCCGGGACGTCGTGGGCCTCTACCTGGCGCCGCCGGCGAACGCGGCGGTGTTCGCGGTCGACGAGAAACCGCAGATCCAGGCACTGGAGCGGACCGCCCCGGTGCTGCCGATGCTGCCCGGGGTGCCCGAGCGCCGCAGTTTCGACTACGTCCGCCACGGCACCGTCGACCTGTTCGCGGCCCTGGACATCGCGACCGGAAAGGTGATCGGGAAGCTGTCGGCTCAGCACCGGGCGGTGGACTTCCGGGACTTCCTCGACGAGATCGACCGCCAGACCGAGCCCGGTCTGGCGGTCCACGTGATCTGCGACAACCTGTCGGCTCACAAGGCGCCCGTGGTGCATCGCTGGCTGCTGGCGCATCCGCGTTTTCAGCTGCACTTCACGCCGACGTACTCGTCGTGGATCAACCAGGTCGAGCGGTGGTTCGCCGAACTGGAACGGCGTTGCCTCGAACGCGGCGTGCACTGCTCGCTGGACGACCTCAAGGCCAGCCTTGAGAACTGGATCAAGGTTTGGAACGAGAGCGCCAAGCCGTTCAGGTGGACCAAGACCGCCGACCAGATCATCGATCGAATCTGCCGCTACTGCTCACGCATCTCCGAACCAGCTCACTAG
- the yczR gene encoding MocR-like transcription factor YczR, with product MADWHTTVTPPALARLLATARLPQPATTRRPAYRTLAGQIRLLVTEGRLPVGARLPAERELATVLELSRTTVATAYETLRTDGYLRSRRGSGSWTALPEGAPPPSDALHPVPPDEQNRTLDLGVAAPPAPQPFLGEAAARAVEQLPCYAAGHGHYPTGVPVLREAVARRFTERGLPTTPDQILITTGAMGGLHLLQRVLIGRGDRVAVEAPSYAHTLQALRLADARLVPVPYAWPNGPRRQPEWDLAGWRRVLLGATPKVAYVLPDFHNPTGALIGEEQRRELLAAARTAGTIVLVDETTAELGWGVPESAPLPRPMAALDRAAQVVTVGSAGKLLWGGLRIGWVRAAPALVRRLAAERVYSDVGTPVLDQLIAAELMGEALPAVRAHQLGRLRATADAFARALPVHLPTWTYAPPPGGLSLWVSTGGLSGAALALAGERGGVRIASGNRFGSDGAFEHHIRIPLTVPAAAVPAAVERLAALAARASAGGRFGSTDGTEPLAV from the coding sequence ATGGCCGACTGGCACACCACCGTCACTCCGCCCGCGCTCGCCCGGCTGCTCGCCACCGCCCGGCTGCCCCAGCCGGCCACCACCCGCCGGCCCGCCTACCGCACCCTCGCCGGGCAGATCCGGCTGCTGGTCACCGAGGGCCGCCTGCCGGTCGGCGCCCGCCTGCCCGCCGAGCGCGAGCTCGCCACCGTCCTGGAGCTGAGCCGCACCACCGTCGCCACCGCCTACGAGACCCTGCGCACCGACGGCTACCTGCGCAGCCGCCGCGGCTCCGGCAGCTGGACGGCCCTGCCCGAGGGCGCCCCGCCGCCCAGCGACGCCCTGCACCCCGTCCCGCCGGACGAGCAGAACCGCACCCTGGACCTCGGCGTCGCCGCGCCGCCCGCCCCGCAGCCCTTCCTCGGCGAGGCCGCCGCCCGGGCCGTCGAGCAGCTGCCCTGCTACGCCGCCGGGCACGGCCACTACCCGACCGGCGTGCCCGTGCTCCGCGAGGCCGTCGCCCGCCGCTTCACCGAGCGCGGGCTGCCGACCACCCCCGACCAGATCCTGATCACCACCGGCGCCATGGGCGGCCTCCACCTGCTCCAGCGGGTACTGATCGGCCGCGGTGACCGGGTCGCCGTCGAGGCGCCCAGCTACGCCCACACCCTGCAGGCGCTGCGGCTCGCCGACGCCCGGCTGGTGCCCGTCCCGTACGCGTGGCCGAACGGGCCGCGACGGCAGCCCGAGTGGGACCTCGCCGGGTGGCGCCGGGTGCTGCTCGGCGCCACGCCCAAGGTCGCCTACGTCCTGCCGGACTTCCACAACCCGACCGGCGCGCTGATCGGCGAGGAGCAGCGCCGGGAGCTGCTGGCCGCCGCCCGGACGGCCGGCACAATCGTCCTGGTCGACGAGACCACCGCCGAACTCGGCTGGGGCGTACCGGAGTCCGCGCCGCTGCCGCGCCCGATGGCCGCCCTGGACCGGGCCGCGCAGGTGGTCACCGTCGGCTCGGCGGGCAAGCTGCTCTGGGGCGGGCTGCGGATCGGCTGGGTACGGGCCGCGCCCGCGCTGGTGCGCCGACTGGCCGCCGAGCGGGTCTACAGCGACGTCGGCACCCCGGTGCTGGACCAGCTGATCGCCGCCGAGCTGATGGGCGAGGCCCTGCCGGCCGTCCGGGCACACCAGCTGGGCAGGCTGCGGGCCACCGCCGACGCCTTCGCCCGCGCGCTGCCCGTCCACCTGCCGACCTGGACCTACGCGCCGCCGCCCGGCGGGCTCTCGCTCTGGGTGTCCACCGGCGGCCTGTCGGGCGCGGCGCTCGCGCTGGCCGGGGAGCGCGGCGGGGTGCGGATCGCCTCGGGCAACCGGTTCGGTTCGGACGGCGCGTTCGAGCACCACATCCGGATCCCGCTCACCGTGCCCGCCGCGGCCGTCCCCGCCGCCGTCGAACGCCTCGCCGCCCTCGCCGCCCGGGCGAGCGCCGGCGGGCGGTTCGGCTCGACCGACGGCACCGAGCCGCTGGCGGTCTGA
- a CDS encoding glycosyltransferase family 4 protein — MRDDVDHYAARVTPAAPEPGQLHVVLVLAASTGGIGAHVRSLAQGLVAHGVSVTVCAPAGTDALFGFSRTGARFHTVDITPTAGARSDATAIGELRRAFTGADVVHAHGLRAGLLSDLALRTAGRFPGLRPETPLVVTSHHALLATGMERRLLRLMERRVARAADLVLGASSDLVARARELGATDARLGPVAAPPAPEGRLDRAAARAALLGDGPDRPLVLAIGRLVPQKAFGLLLDATRELSALDPEPLLLIAGDGPEAGALRERIAAEKLPAQLLGHRTDVPDLLAAADVVVVSSRWEARSLVVQEAMRAGVPVVATSVGGIPELVGDAAVLVPSGDPAAIGRAARELLADPARREQLVAAGRLQAETWPDEAATVAQVLSTYDELVQRV, encoded by the coding sequence ATGCGAGACGACGTGGACCATTACGCCGCCCGGGTCACCCCGGCCGCCCCCGAGCCGGGCCAGCTGCACGTGGTGCTCGTCCTGGCCGCCAGCACCGGCGGCATCGGTGCGCACGTGCGCTCCCTGGCACAGGGCCTGGTCGCGCACGGGGTGAGCGTCACGGTCTGCGCGCCGGCCGGCACGGACGCGCTGTTCGGTTTCTCCCGCACCGGCGCGCGGTTCCACACCGTCGACATCACCCCCACGGCGGGCGCGCGCAGCGACGCCACCGCGATCGGCGAGCTGCGCCGTGCCTTCACCGGCGCCGACGTGGTGCACGCCCACGGGCTGCGCGCCGGGCTGCTCTCCGACCTGGCGCTGCGCACCGCCGGCCGCTTCCCGGGCCTGCGCCCGGAGACGCCGCTGGTGGTCACCTCGCACCACGCCCTGCTGGCCACCGGCATGGAACGCCGCCTCCTGCGGCTCATGGAGCGCAGGGTGGCGCGCGCCGCCGACCTCGTCCTCGGCGCCTCCTCCGACCTGGTCGCCCGGGCCCGGGAGCTGGGCGCCACCGACGCCCGGCTCGGCCCGGTGGCCGCCCCGCCGGCGCCCGAGGGCAGGCTGGACCGGGCAGCGGCGCGGGCCGCGCTGCTCGGCGACGGCCCGGACCGCCCGCTGGTGCTGGCCATCGGCCGGCTCGTCCCGCAGAAGGCCTTCGGACTGCTGCTGGACGCCACCCGCGAGCTGTCCGCGCTGGATCCGGAGCCGCTGCTGCTGATCGCCGGGGACGGCCCCGAGGCGGGCGCGCTGCGCGAGCGGATCGCCGCCGAGAAGCTGCCGGCGCAGTTGCTCGGCCACCGCACCGACGTGCCCGACCTTCTGGCGGCCGCCGACGTCGTGGTGGTCTCCAGCCGCTGGGAGGCCCGCTCGCTGGTCGTCCAGGAGGCGATGCGGGCCGGCGTGCCGGTGGTCGCCACCTCCGTCGGCGGGATCCCCGAACTGGTCGGTGACGCGGCCGTGCTGGTGCCCTCCGGCGACCCGGCCGCGATCGGCCGGGCGGCGCGCGAGCTGCTGGCCGATCCGGCGCGCCGGGAGCAGCTGGTGGCGGCCGGGCGCCTGCAGGCCGAGACCTGGCCCGACGAGGCCGCCACCGTCGCCCAGGTGCTCAGCACCTACGACGAGCTGGTGCAGCGGGTCTAG
- a CDS encoding glycoside hydrolase family 15 protein, giving the protein MAGRIEDYALIGDMQTAALVSRDGAVDWLCLPRFDSPAVFAGLLGTDEHGFWRIGPAEAVLTEVPAPTAAPAATTPARARIADTADLRIPPPTVGAPAVPADRRRYRGDSLILEQEWDAQGGTVRVIDFMPPRPLAGRDAVPQVIRIVEGVAGTVRMRSAVRMRFSYGRIVPWVHRVEQADGGHRTVAVAGPDSVWLDGEAETYGRNLTTYADFTVTAGERIAFALTWQASHLEAPKAPDAEEMLDATADFWHDWAQQCTYQGPYREAVIRSLITLKGLTYAPTGGIVAAPTTSLPEDIGGERNWDYRYTWLRDAAITLSSLLRTGYRDEARAWREWLLRAVAGDPENLQIMYGIAGERELTESSLDWLPGYEGSQPVRVGNGAAGQLQLDVYGEVVEALHLAHMTGLVRNDHAHHLQLRLIDYLEDHWQEPDEGIWEVRGPRRHFVHSKVMAWVAVDRTIKLLEQTPEDAPSGGHLERWRELRETIHRDVCEKGYDPARNTFTQYYGGQELDASLLLIPQVGFLPPDDKRVIGTIEAIQRELSTEDGFVLRYPTHDAQGENVDGLSGHEGAFLACSFWLADDLAMIGRVQEARELFDKLLGLRNDLGLLAEEWDPREKRQVGNFPQAFSHVPLIDTALRLTASGGAYLSAQPDGRADRMEQATV; this is encoded by the coding sequence GTGGCCGGCCGTATCGAGGACTACGCACTCATCGGGGACATGCAGACCGCCGCCCTGGTCAGCAGGGACGGGGCGGTGGACTGGCTCTGCCTGCCCCGCTTCGACTCGCCGGCCGTGTTCGCCGGCCTGCTCGGCACCGATGAACACGGCTTCTGGCGGATCGGCCCGGCCGAAGCCGTCCTGACCGAGGTCCCCGCCCCCACGGCCGCCCCAGCCGCGACGACTCCCGCCCGCGCCCGCATCGCCGACACCGCCGACCTCCGGATCCCGCCGCCCACCGTCGGCGCCCCCGCCGTGCCCGCCGACCGCCGCCGCTACCGGGGCGACTCGCTGATCCTGGAGCAGGAGTGGGACGCCCAGGGCGGCACCGTCCGGGTGATCGACTTCATGCCGCCGCGCCCGCTCGCCGGCCGGGACGCCGTCCCCCAGGTGATCCGGATCGTCGAGGGCGTGGCCGGCACCGTCCGGATGCGCTCGGCGGTGCGGATGCGCTTCTCCTACGGCCGGATCGTGCCCTGGGTGCACCGGGTCGAGCAGGCCGACGGCGGCCACCGCACCGTCGCCGTCGCCGGCCCCGACTCGGTCTGGCTGGACGGCGAGGCCGAGACCTACGGCCGCAACCTCACCACCTACGCCGACTTCACCGTCACCGCCGGCGAGCGGATCGCCTTCGCCCTCACCTGGCAGGCCTCCCACCTGGAGGCGCCCAAGGCCCCCGACGCCGAGGAGATGCTCGACGCCACCGCCGACTTCTGGCACGACTGGGCCCAGCAGTGCACCTACCAGGGCCCCTACCGAGAGGCCGTGATCCGCTCCCTGATCACCCTCAAGGGCCTCACCTACGCCCCCACCGGCGGCATCGTCGCCGCCCCCACCACCTCGCTGCCCGAGGACATCGGCGGCGAGCGCAACTGGGACTACCGCTACACCTGGCTGCGCGACGCCGCCATCACCCTGTCCTCCCTGCTGCGCACCGGCTACCGCGACGAGGCCCGCGCCTGGCGCGAGTGGCTGCTGCGCGCGGTGGCCGGCGACCCGGAGAACCTGCAGATCATGTACGGCATCGCCGGCGAGCGCGAGCTCACCGAGTCCTCCCTGGACTGGCTGCCGGGCTACGAGGGCTCCCAGCCCGTCCGGGTCGGCAACGGCGCGGCCGGGCAGCTCCAGCTGGACGTCTACGGCGAGGTCGTCGAGGCCCTGCACCTGGCCCACATGACCGGCCTGGTCCGCAACGACCACGCCCACCACCTCCAGCTGCGCCTGATCGACTACCTGGAGGACCACTGGCAGGAGCCGGACGAGGGCATCTGGGAGGTCCGCGGCCCGCGCCGGCACTTCGTCCACTCCAAGGTCATGGCCTGGGTCGCCGTCGACCGGACGATCAAGCTGCTGGAGCAGACCCCCGAGGACGCCCCCTCCGGCGGCCACCTGGAGCGCTGGCGCGAGCTGCGCGAGACCATCCACCGGGACGTCTGCGAGAAGGGCTACGACCCGGCGCGCAACACCTTCACCCAGTACTACGGCGGCCAGGAGCTGGACGCCTCGCTGCTGCTCATCCCCCAGGTCGGCTTCCTGCCGCCGGACGACAAGCGCGTGATCGGCACCATCGAGGCGATCCAGCGCGAGCTGTCCACCGAGGACGGCTTCGTGCTGCGCTACCCGACGCACGACGCTCAGGGCGAGAATGTCGACGGCCTCTCCGGCCACGAGGGCGCGTTCCTGGCCTGCTCGTTCTGGCTGGCCGACGACCTCGCCATGATCGGCCGGGTGCAGGAGGCCCGCGAGCTGTTCGACAAGCTGCTCGGGCTGCGCAACGACCTCGGCCTGCTCGCCGAGGAGTGGGACCCGCGCGAGAAGCGCCAGGTCGGCAACTTTCCGCAGGCCTTCAGCCACGTTCCGCTGATCGACACCGCGCTGCGTCTGACCGCCTCCGGCGGTGCCTACCTCTCCGCCCAGCCCGACGGCCGCGCGGACCGGATGGAGCAGGCCACGGTCTAG